A single Haloglycomyces albus DSM 45210 DNA region contains:
- a CDS encoding glycine betaine ABC transporter substrate-binding protein — MTYPPPGNNPPYQGPGHGYPGHPPGPPRRNYAAVAAIAAVAALVLFTGIGIGAYFYLGDDDDGAEISAPSSDESESGDFDDEEDIDDETDGGIDEYADAGFNVPDGTGGITIGYLAEWDENVVVSHMWKMALEDAGYDVELKPTTFPAVFSGLTTNNFDLYLNGTLPRTHGNDMDRYGDEVEDLGVWYDTVEFALAVPKYVKEVDSIEDLADHADLFDGEINGNEYNSGLATATDEVISTYDLDDFEQVYSSMNKTLKSLSTAIGQEEPIVVSLWKPHWAYGAYDLKDLDDPEGALGEPQKIHNLARDGFSGDFPEVAEAIESFYMTDEQLSDVLHLVFQEEEYEDDVGNGVLEWLRDNPFRELTR; from the coding sequence ATGACGTATCCCCCGCCCGGCAACAATCCTCCATACCAGGGTCCCGGACACGGTTACCCCGGCCATCCGCCTGGTCCGCCGCGAAGGAACTACGCCGCTGTCGCCGCTATTGCCGCCGTCGCGGCGCTGGTGCTGTTCACCGGCATTGGCATCGGGGCGTATTTTTACCTTGGTGACGATGACGACGGCGCCGAAATCTCCGCGCCGTCGAGCGATGAATCCGAGTCCGGCGATTTCGACGACGAAGAAGACATCGACGACGAGACCGACGGCGGTATTGACGAGTACGCCGACGCCGGCTTTAACGTTCCCGACGGGACCGGTGGCATTACGATCGGCTACCTGGCCGAATGGGACGAAAACGTCGTCGTCAGCCATATGTGGAAGATGGCTCTTGAAGATGCCGGATACGACGTTGAACTGAAACCGACCACCTTTCCAGCCGTCTTCTCAGGTCTGACGACCAACAACTTTGATCTTTATCTCAACGGCACACTGCCTCGTACCCATGGCAATGATATGGACAGGTACGGCGACGAAGTGGAAGACCTGGGCGTTTGGTACGACACTGTGGAGTTCGCTTTGGCGGTGCCCAAGTACGTCAAGGAGGTCGACAGTATTGAGGACTTGGCGGACCATGCCGATCTTTTCGATGGTGAGATCAACGGAAACGAGTACAATTCCGGTCTCGCCACCGCCACCGATGAGGTCATTTCGACCTACGATCTAGACGACTTCGAACAAGTTTACTCCTCAATGAACAAGACGCTGAAGAGTCTGAGTACTGCGATCGGTCAGGAAGAACCGATCGTGGTGTCGCTGTGGAAGCCGCACTGGGCGTATGGTGCCTACGATCTCAAAGACTTGGATGATCCCGAGGGAGCCCTCGGGGAACCTCAGAAGATCCATAACCTGGCTCGCGATGGTTTCAGTGGCGATTTCCCGGAAGTCGCCGAGGCGATCGAGAGTTTCTACATGACCGACGAGCAGTTGTCTGATGTGCTGCAT